A genomic segment from Fuerstiella sp. encodes:
- a CDS encoding NAD(P)-dependent oxidoreductase: MATVSDELQDVGLIGIGLLGSALAERLLQAGLTVHGYDTSMAALDSFAAMGGYSLDNVKSLPFDAGTIVLCLPNSTVVEQVLTTIQPHLQPDTVIIDTTTGDPRRTQVLEETLRNINVELVDATVLGSSNVTRRGDAVLMVGASSTAFDRCQPILQAISNTVHHLGPTGRGQEMKLVANLVLGLNRAALAEGLHFARNLGLDLNTVLEILMSGAASSRVMDAKGLKMIHQEFTPEARLSQHLKDVRLILSHAETAETHLPISELHRVLLQRVQENGGGDLDNSAIIQAW, translated from the coding sequence ATGGCGACAGTGAGTGACGAATTGCAAGACGTCGGCCTTATTGGAATCGGTCTGCTTGGCAGCGCGCTTGCAGAACGTCTGCTGCAAGCAGGATTGACCGTCCACGGCTACGACACGTCCATGGCGGCCCTGGACAGTTTTGCCGCAATGGGTGGGTATTCCCTGGACAACGTAAAATCGTTGCCATTCGACGCAGGAACCATTGTACTGTGCTTGCCCAATTCCACGGTCGTGGAACAGGTCCTGACAACCATTCAACCGCATCTGCAGCCGGATACGGTGATTATCGACACCACAACAGGCGATCCTCGACGGACGCAGGTATTGGAAGAAACTCTGCGGAACATCAATGTCGAACTGGTCGATGCTACCGTGCTGGGATCCAGTAACGTGACTCGGCGGGGCGACGCGGTTCTTATGGTAGGAGCCTCTTCAACGGCGTTCGATCGGTGCCAGCCGATCCTGCAGGCAATTTCCAACACCGTCCATCATTTGGGGCCGACCGGCCGCGGACAGGAAATGAAACTCGTGGCAAATCTGGTGCTGGGCCTGAACCGCGCGGCACTGGCAGAAGGCCTGCATTTCGCCAGGAACCTCGGTCTGGATCTGAACACGGTGCTCGAAATCCTCATGTCAGGTGCGGCGTCGTCGCGTGTCATGGATGCCAAGGGCCTAAAGATGATCCACCAAGAATTCACACCCGAGGCGAGACTCAGTCAGCACCTCAAAGATGTACGATTGATCCTTAGTCATGCCGAAACGGCCGAGACACACCTGCCAATCTCTGAGTTACATCGAGTGTTACTGCAGCGCGTCCAGGAAAACGGTGGTGGCGATCTCGATAACAGCGCGATTATCCAGGCGTGGTGA